The Streptomyces sp. HSG2 genome has a segment encoding these proteins:
- a CDS encoding SCO6880 family protein, which translates to MTTESHLSHPVTPRRSYLIGRARPNAVIGRNRETGEIALIVVGAFLGMMCGLLVPHLTLRIVLLTGFPLLALAAVYMPYRQRTFYRWFEINRGYRRTLRRGATYRSGAAEAGTRLDGREVEVGPPPGIGRITWLSAPFGPDEIAVLLHADRKTVTAALEIEGPGVGLRDSEDQEALVDRFGTLLKHVANGDGFVTRLQMLARTLPADPDAHAKDVAVRGDDRALPWLRDSYDQLQSMVSTSSEQHRAYLVACMHHSRDLAAEAHAMARAARPARGRADRDAGLAVVMARELTDICSRLQEADIRVRQPLGQGRLASLIHSMYDPDHPIDHIQAMTRRNTWPAELDATEPTYLQAKTRESATRAPWCHATAWVKEWPMTPVGVNFLAPLLVHTPDVIRTVAVTMDLEPTEVAIERMLTEKTNDSAEASRAAKMNRTVDPRDLAAHSRLDQRGEDLASGAAGVNLVGYLTVSARTPEALGRDKRTIRASAGKSYLKLEWCDREHHRAFVNTLPFATGIRR; encoded by the coding sequence TTGACGACCGAGTCTCACCTGTCCCATCCGGTCACGCCCCGCCGTTCGTATCTGATCGGTCGGGCCCGGCCGAACGCGGTGATCGGGCGCAATCGCGAGACCGGCGAGATCGCGCTGATCGTCGTGGGGGCTTTCCTCGGCATGATGTGCGGGCTCCTGGTGCCCCATCTGACCCTGCGCATCGTGCTGCTGACCGGCTTCCCGCTGCTCGCGCTCGCCGCCGTCTACATGCCCTACCGGCAACGGACGTTCTACCGGTGGTTCGAGATCAACCGCGGCTACCGCCGGACCCTGCGTCGGGGGGCGACCTACCGTTCCGGCGCGGCCGAGGCCGGGACCCGGCTGGACGGGCGGGAGGTCGAGGTGGGGCCTCCCCCCGGCATCGGTCGGATCACCTGGCTCTCGGCGCCGTTCGGTCCTGACGAGATCGCCGTGTTGCTCCACGCGGACCGGAAGACGGTGACCGCCGCCCTCGAGATCGAGGGCCCCGGGGTGGGCCTGCGCGACTCCGAGGACCAGGAAGCGCTGGTCGACCGCTTCGGCACCCTCCTGAAGCACGTCGCCAACGGGGACGGCTTCGTGACCCGGCTCCAGATGCTCGCCCGCACCCTGCCGGCGGACCCGGACGCCCACGCCAAGGACGTCGCCGTGCGTGGGGACGACCGGGCGCTGCCCTGGCTCCGCGACTCCTACGACCAGTTGCAGTCGATGGTGTCCACCAGCAGCGAGCAGCACCGCGCCTACCTGGTGGCCTGTATGCACCACAGCCGCGATCTGGCCGCCGAGGCGCACGCCATGGCCCGCGCCGCCCGTCCGGCGCGCGGGCGGGCGGACCGGGACGCCGGCCTCGCGGTGGTGATGGCCCGCGAGCTGACGGACATCTGCTCCCGGCTCCAGGAAGCCGACATCCGCGTCCGGCAGCCACTCGGCCAGGGTCGGCTCGCCTCGCTGATCCACTCCATGTACGACCCGGACCACCCCATCGACCACATCCAGGCGATGACCCGCCGGAACACCTGGCCCGCGGAGCTGGACGCGACCGAGCCCACCTACCTTCAGGCCAAGACCCGCGAGTCCGCCACCCGCGCCCCCTGGTGCCACGCCACCGCCTGGGTCAAGGAGTGGCCGATGACCCCGGTCGGCGTCAACTTCCTGGCCCCCCTGCTCGTCCACACTCCGGACGTCATCCGCACGGTCGCCGTCACGATGGATCTGGAGCCGACCGAGGTGGCCATCGAGCGGATGCTCACGGAGAAGACCAACGACAGCGCGGAGGCGTCCCGGGCCGCCAAGATGAACCGCACCGTCGACCCACGCGACCTCGCCGCGCACAGCCGGCTCGACCAGCGCGGCGAGGATCTCGCCAGCGGAGCCGCCGGCGTCAATCTGGTCGGCTACCTCACCGTCTCCGCCCGCACCCCCGAAGCGCTCGGTCGCGACAAGCGGACCATCCGGGCCTCGGCCGGCAAGTCGTACCTGAAGCTGGAGTGGTGCGACCGCGAGCACCACCGCGCCTTCGTGAACACCCTCCCGTTCGCCACCGGCATCCGAAGGTAG
- a CDS encoding cytidine deaminase encodes MPPSTDPVDHELVRTASHLAATRCHGENHTMAAAARARDGRIITALNAYHFTGGPCAELVLIGAAAAQGAYELDVIVASGDRRRGVVPPCGRCRQVLVDYFPTLKVIVETDGGLRSVPVADLLPVGYVWADHQLDSQVAAAPDA; translated from the coding sequence ATGCCTCCGTCAACCGACCCCGTAGACCACGAACTCGTCCGCACAGCGTCACACCTCGCGGCCACCCGATGTCATGGAGAGAACCACACGATGGCTGCTGCCGCCCGCGCGCGGGACGGCAGGATCATCACCGCCCTGAACGCCTACCACTTCACCGGCGGCCCCTGCGCGGAACTGGTCCTGATCGGCGCCGCGGCGGCCCAAGGCGCCTACGAACTCGACGTGATCGTCGCCTCCGGGGACCGTCGACGTGGCGTGGTCCCCCCGTGCGGTCGCTGCCGCCAAGTCCTTGTGGACTACTTCCCGACCCTGAAGGTCATCGTCGAGACGGACGGCGGCCTGCGGAGCGTGCCCGTGGCGGACCTGCTGCCGGTCGGGTACGTCTGGGCCGACCATCAGCTCGACAGCCAGGTGGCCGCCGCCCCGGACGCCTGA
- a CDS encoding DUF397 domain-containing protein produces MDTIRTRWQKSSYCAQGDSCLHVAASPDHHVRLTESSDPSGAILTLTPAAFENLIAALKSHTTPTSVTIAPAHDHDAALRIHHPHAPTPTTITTTPRKWHAFALGARAGEFDHLLARRPSQSGSTTDPGSSPTPTPSRDPRCLRQPTP; encoded by the coding sequence ATGGACACGATACGAACCCGCTGGCAGAAGTCCTCCTACTGCGCTCAGGGAGATTCCTGCCTCCACGTCGCCGCGTCCCCCGATCACCACGTCCGACTCACCGAGAGCAGCGACCCCAGCGGCGCGATACTCACCCTCACCCCCGCCGCCTTCGAGAACCTCATAGCCGCCCTGAAGTCGCACACCACCCCCACCAGCGTCACCATCGCCCCCGCGCACGACCACGACGCCGCCCTGCGCATCCACCACCCCCACGCCCCCACACCCACCACCATCACCACCACCCCCCGGAAATGGCACGCCTTCGCCCTGGGAGCGCGCGCCGGCGAATTCGACCACCTCCTCGCCCGTCGCCCATCACAGAGCGGCTCGACCACCGACCCCGGGTCCAGCCCCACACCCACACCTTCACGAGACCCGCGATGCCTCCGTCAACCGACCCCGTAG
- a CDS encoding helix-turn-helix transcriptional regulator, which yields MRSSPTGRHIRLGTELRKLREAAGLTSTQVSRLLGVRQNQVSNLEAGRAGVSPERIRALADHYGCEDRTLVEALGAMATERTRGWWEEYRGTLPTCLLDLAEVEHHATGLRAVVTLHIPGLLQTAEYGREVFRQDVPRMPPHEIEHRVSFRVKRQAVLFGDSPTPHRVVIHEAALHTRLGSPSVIRDQLRHLVEMSEQDHIAVRVLTFDAGSLPGSGQPFYYSSGPVPQLDTVHLDQSHGPVFLDAPAQLHKYDALLDRLESNALPATTSRDLIHKIAQEV from the coding sequence GTGAGAAGCAGCCCGACGGGTCGCCACATCCGTCTGGGTACCGAGCTGCGCAAGCTGCGCGAGGCAGCAGGACTGACCTCCACACAGGTCAGTCGCCTCCTCGGCGTGCGACAGAACCAGGTCAGCAATCTGGAGGCGGGGCGCGCAGGAGTGAGCCCCGAACGCATCCGCGCCCTCGCGGACCACTACGGCTGCGAGGACCGGACACTGGTCGAGGCATTGGGCGCCATGGCCACCGAACGGACGCGGGGATGGTGGGAGGAGTACCGAGGCACACTGCCGACCTGCTTGTTGGACTTGGCCGAGGTCGAGCACCACGCGACCGGGCTGCGAGCCGTGGTGACCCTGCACATTCCGGGCCTCCTGCAGACGGCCGAGTACGGCCGCGAGGTCTTCCGGCAGGACGTGCCCCGAATGCCGCCTCACGAGATCGAGCACAGGGTCTCGTTTCGGGTCAAGCGTCAGGCAGTGCTCTTCGGAGACTCCCCCACGCCTCACAGAGTCGTCATCCACGAGGCGGCGCTCCACACGCGTCTCGGCAGCCCGAGCGTCATCCGCGACCAGCTCAGACATTTGGTCGAGATGAGCGAACAAGATCACATCGCCGTGCGTGTACTCACATTCGACGCAGGCTCACTGCCCGGATCCGGCCAGCCCTTCTACTACTCCAGCGGCCCGGTGCCTCAACTCGACACCGTGCATCTCGACCAGTCCCACGGTCCGGTGTTTCTCGACGCCCCGGCACAACTCCACAAGTACGACGCTCTCCTCGATCGCCTGGAGTCGAACGCACTTCCAGCCACCACGTCCCGGGACCTCATCCACAAGATCGCACAGGAAGTGTGA
- a CDS encoding IS1182 family transposase codes for MRPQGLPEVPELTAAVAAVVFPDGSLAMRVREELAGVFADEPFAEAFGARGPAGLSPGMLALVTVLQFAENLTDRQAAEAVRERLSWKYALGLELTDTGFDFTVLARFRARLVEHGMERLVFDRLLEHCRGKGLVGAGGKQRTDSTHVISAVRDLNRLELAGESVRAVLEALAGAAPSWLAGRFGAERVAEWELRYAARVDSWRLPSSKTRRDRLAEVYGQDALVLLRAVREPDAPAWLREVEPVELLRRIFVQTYHVTCNARGREVVRKREADSDGVPPGQLRLASPYDADARWSAKGDELFWCGYKVHLTETCDNDNGTDGAGGTDGTAPAAAGAPHLITDVATTASTAPDVTATAAIQHRLAERQVKPGEHYLDSGYPSADLVTDAARDGITMITPLLGDHSRQAREAEGFDKAAFRIDWNTRQVTCPEGSTSTGWYPVQQHGRDAIVIAFAGGDCRPCPSRERCTAAVRGNRMLTLRPREVHEHVTAARAEQKSDTWQAKYALRAGVEGTINQALDVTGMRRARYRGLPKVTLQHAFSATAINIIRLDAHWASRQPHRTRRSWTSRLSRLVYQLAA; via the coding sequence ATGCGGCCGCAGGGGTTACCAGAGGTTCCGGAGTTGACGGCGGCGGTGGCCGCGGTGGTGTTCCCGGACGGCTCGCTGGCGATGCGGGTTCGGGAGGAGTTGGCGGGGGTGTTCGCGGACGAGCCGTTCGCGGAGGCGTTCGGTGCGCGCGGGCCGGCGGGATTGTCGCCGGGGATGCTGGCGCTGGTCACGGTGTTGCAGTTCGCGGAGAACCTGACCGACCGGCAGGCCGCGGAGGCGGTGCGTGAGCGCCTGTCGTGGAAGTACGCGCTGGGACTGGAGTTGACCGACACCGGTTTCGACTTCACGGTGCTGGCGAGGTTCCGGGCTCGGCTGGTCGAGCACGGCATGGAGCGCTTGGTCTTCGACCGGCTGCTGGAGCACTGCCGCGGCAAGGGCCTGGTCGGCGCGGGCGGGAAACAGCGCACGGACTCCACGCACGTGATCAGTGCGGTGCGGGACCTGAACCGTCTGGAGCTGGCCGGGGAGAGCGTGCGCGCGGTGCTGGAGGCGCTGGCCGGTGCGGCGCCGTCCTGGCTGGCGGGCCGGTTCGGGGCTGAGCGGGTCGCCGAGTGGGAGCTGCGGTATGCGGCCCGCGTGGATTCCTGGCGGCTGCCGTCGTCGAAGACCAGGCGGGACCGGCTCGCCGAGGTCTACGGGCAGGACGCGCTCGTGCTGCTGCGCGCCGTGCGCGAGCCGGATGCCCCCGCTTGGCTGCGCGAAGTGGAGCCGGTGGAGTTGCTGCGGCGGATCTTCGTGCAGACCTACCACGTCACCTGCAACGCCCGGGGACGGGAGGTGGTCAGGAAGCGGGAGGCCGACAGTGACGGCGTCCCGCCCGGACAACTGCGGCTCGCCTCGCCCTACGACGCGGATGCCCGCTGGTCGGCGAAGGGAGACGAGCTGTTCTGGTGCGGCTACAAGGTCCACCTCACCGAGACCTGCGACAACGACAACGGCACTGACGGTGCGGGCGGCACTGACGGCACCGCTCCCGCCGCGGCCGGCGCCCCGCACCTGATCACGGACGTGGCCACCACCGCCTCGACCGCGCCGGACGTGACTGCCACCGCCGCCATCCAGCACCGCCTGGCCGAACGCCAGGTCAAGCCGGGCGAGCACTACCTCGACTCCGGCTACCCCTCCGCCGACCTCGTCACCGACGCGGCCCGCGACGGCATCACCATGATCACCCCGCTCCTCGGCGACCACTCCCGCCAGGCACGGGAGGCCGAGGGCTTCGACAAGGCCGCGTTCCGGATCGACTGGAACACCCGCCAGGTGACCTGCCCCGAGGGCAGCACCAGCACCGGCTGGTATCCCGTGCAACAGCACGGCCGCGACGCCATCGTGATCGCCTTCGCCGGCGGTGACTGCCGCCCCTGCCCCTCCCGCGAGCGGTGCACCGCTGCCGTCCGCGGCAATCGCATGCTCACCCTGCGGCCCCGCGAGGTCCACGAGCACGTCACCGCCGCCCGCGCCGAGCAGAAGAGCGACACCTGGCAGGCCAAGTACGCCCTGCGTGCAGGTGTCGAGGGCACCATCAACCAGGCCCTCGACGTCACCGGGATGCGCCGGGCCCGCTACCGCGGCCTGCCCAAGGTCACCCTCCAACACGCCTTCTCCGCCACCGCGATCAACATCATCCGGCTCGACGCCCACTGGGCCAGCCGCCAGCCCCACCGCACCAGACGATCCTGGACAAGCCGCCTGTCCCGCCTCGTCTACCAACTCGCCGCGTAG
- a CDS encoding ATP-binding protein, whose protein sequence is MASTAEVVAAELLANAQCHTSGPYALSVSSCLPGRVRVGVWDTDPRVPVGFRRGGRVEWVSGEAEGGRGLALVRACADDIGGRVLEGSGGESSRGGKLLWAECRSTLRGHGEPSPG, encoded by the coding sequence GTGGCGTCGACGGCGGAGGTGGTGGCGGCGGAGTTGTTGGCCAACGCGCAGTGTCACACGTCGGGTCCCTATGCCCTGAGTGTCTCTTCGTGTCTGCCGGGTCGGGTGCGTGTCGGGGTCTGGGACACGGACCCCCGGGTTCCGGTCGGGTTCCGTCGTGGGGGTCGGGTCGAGTGGGTGTCCGGGGAGGCGGAGGGTGGACGGGGTCTGGCGCTGGTTCGTGCCTGTGCGGACGACATCGGGGGCCGGGTGCTGGAGGGGTCGGGGGGCGAGTCCTCGCGGGGCGGCAAGCTGCTGTGGGCGGAGTGCCGTTCCACCCTCCGGGGGCACGGGGAGCCCTCGCCTGGGTGA
- a CDS encoding DUF397 domain-containing protein encodes MHVRSWQKSSYCGEGESCLHVAASPDHHVRLTESSDPSGAILTLTPAAFENLIAALKSHTTPTSVTIAPAHDHDAALRIHHPHAPTPTTITTTPRKWHAFALGARAGEFDHLLAPLRPNAPTGTAPSPHHHTHPGTSPARAE; translated from the coding sequence ATGCACGTGAGGTCCTGGCAGAAGTCCTCCTACTGCGGCGAGGGCGAGTCCTGCCTCCACGTCGCCGCGTCCCCCGATCACCACGTCCGACTCACCGAGAGCAGCGACCCCAGCGGCGCGATACTCACCCTCACCCCCGCCGCCTTCGAGAACCTCATAGCCGCCCTGAAGTCGCACACCACCCCCACCAGCGTCACCATCGCCCCCGCGCACGACCACGACGCCGCCCTGCGCATCCACCACCCCCACGCCCCCACACCCACCACCATCACCACCACCCCCCGGAAATGGCACGCCTTCGCCCTGGGAGCGCGCGCCGGCGAATTCGACCACCTCCTCGCTCCGCTCCGACCCAACGCGCCGACCGGCACCGCACCCAGCCCCCACCACCACACCCACCCTGGTACATCGCCGGCGCGTGCGGAGTGA
- a CDS encoding helix-turn-helix transcriptional regulator, whose amino-acid sequence MAVRTQPTARQLRLGAELRKLRESAGLTSTAAAQLLGIKQAQVSNMESGRLPVSADRVRAMADAYECLDGGLVEALAGMTGERRRGWWEEYRSLLPSGLLDLAELEHHGTELRTAHVSGIPGLLQTVDYARAVFRQVVPELSPPEIEHRASFRIRRQALLFRASPPPYRAVIHEAALHMMFGGRGVASEQLGHLLDMGRRPDIRIRVVPFDAGGYPGAGQPIYYVHGTAPPLDTVQLDQSHGITLLHARAQLDKYHKVLDRLWALSLEEDDSHELIRSLGRRI is encoded by the coding sequence ATGGCCGTGAGAACCCAACCCACGGCGCGACAACTCCGCCTCGGTGCCGAGCTACGCAAGCTCAGGGAGTCCGCCGGACTGACATCCACGGCGGCGGCCCAGCTCCTGGGTATCAAGCAAGCCCAGGTCAGCAACATGGAGTCCGGCCGCCTCCCGGTCAGCGCCGACCGGGTGCGAGCAATGGCGGATGCCTACGAGTGCCTCGACGGAGGACTCGTCGAGGCACTGGCGGGGATGACCGGCGAACGACGGCGAGGCTGGTGGGAGGAGTACCGGAGCCTCCTCCCCTCCGGGCTGCTGGACTTGGCCGAACTGGAGCACCACGGCACCGAGCTTCGCACGGCACACGTATCGGGCATCCCCGGACTCCTCCAGACCGTCGACTATGCCCGAGCGGTGTTCCGGCAGGTCGTGCCGGAACTGTCCCCACCGGAGATCGAGCACCGCGCCTCCTTCCGCATCAGGCGCCAGGCCCTGCTGTTCCGTGCGAGCCCGCCTCCGTACCGGGCCGTCATCCACGAAGCCGCCCTTCACATGATGTTCGGGGGGCGAGGTGTCGCGTCGGAGCAGCTGGGCCACTTGCTGGACATGGGGCGCCGCCCGGACATCCGGATCCGTGTGGTGCCCTTCGACGCTGGTGGCTACCCCGGAGCGGGCCAGCCCATCTACTACGTCCATGGGACGGCTCCGCCACTGGACACAGTCCAGCTCGACCAGTCACACGGGATCACCCTGCTGCACGCGCGAGCCCAGCTCGACAAGTACCACAAGGTCCTGGACCGCCTGTGGGCGCTGAGCCTGGAGGAAGACGACTCCCACGAGCTGATCCGTTCGCTCGGCCGACGCATCTGA
- a CDS encoding IS3 family transposase (programmed frameshift) translates to MVMKHYPPEFKADAVALYESRPGATIKSVAADLGVNPETLRNWIRAAGAARPRGRRPEGPAVPESSLQAELAAARKKIRELEEERELLRKAAKYFAGGDALVNRFQFVCDHQRRYGVKRLCQVLGIARSSFYYWRRTAPDRAARRAADAQLAARIQTVHRESDGTYGVPRITAELREDGERVNHKRVARLMRTAGIAGTRLRRRHRTTVPDPAAAKAPDLIGRDFTATEPNTRYAGDITYLPLDGGKFLYLATVIDLASRRLAGWALADHMRTELVTDALDAAIRTRGSLAGAVMHSDHGAQYTSRAFAHACAKAGVRQSMSAVGSSADNALAESFNATFKRETLQGRKSWSSEREARLDAFRWLNRYNTRRRHSRLGQRSPIAYETALAATSTTLAQAA, encoded by the exons GTGGTCATGAAGCACTACCCGCCTGAGTTCAAGGCGGACGCGGTCGCGCTGTACGAGTCGCGGCCCGGGGCGACGATCAAGTCGGTCGCCGCTGATCTGGGGGTCAACCCGGAGACGCTGAGGAACTGGATCCGGGCGGCCGGTGCCGCCCGTCCCCGTGGCCGCCGCCCGGAGGGTCCGGCGGTGCCGGAGTCTTCGCTTCAGGCAGAGCTCGCCGCCGCGCGGAAGAAGATCCGCGAGCTGGAGGAGGAACGCGAGCTCCTGCGGAAGGCCGCGAAGTATTTCGCCGGGG GAGACGCGCTGGTGAACCGCTTCCAGTTCGTCTGCGACCACCAGCGCCGATACGGCGTGAAGCGGTTGTGCCAGGTCCTGGGCATCGCCCGCTCCAGCTTCTACTACTGGCGCCGGACCGCACCGGACCGGGCGGCCCGCCGGGCGGCCGACGCCCAGCTCGCCGCACGGATCCAAACCGTCCACCGGGAGTCGGACGGCACCTACGGTGTCCCCAGGATCACCGCCGAGCTCCGCGAGGACGGTGAGCGCGTCAACCACAAGCGCGTCGCCCGCCTCATGCGCACTGCCGGTATCGCCGGGACGCGCCTGCGCCGCAGACACCGCACCACGGTCCCGGACCCGGCCGCCGCGAAGGCGCCCGACCTGATCGGCCGGGACTTCACCGCCACGGAGCCGAACACCAGGTATGCCGGCGATATTACGTATCTCCCGCTGGACGGTGGGAAGTTCCTCTATCTCGCCACGGTCATCGACCTCGCCTCGCGCCGCCTGGCCGGATGGGCGCTGGCCGATCACATGCGGACCGAGCTCGTCACCGATGCCCTGGACGCGGCGATACGGACCCGCGGCAGCCTCGCGGGGGCCGTCATGCACAGCGACCACGGGGCGCAATACACCAGTCGGGCCTTCGCCCACGCCTGCGCGAAGGCCGGTGTCCGCCAGTCCATGAGCGCGGTCGGCAGCTCGGCGGACAACGCGCTGGCCGAGTCCTTCAACGCGACGTTCAAGCGGGAAACCCTCCAAGGCCGCAAGAGCTGGTCCAGCGAGCGCGAAGCCCGGCTCGACGCCTTCCGATGGCTGAACCGCTACAACACCCGACGCCGCCACTCACGACTCGGACAACGCAGCCCGATCGCCTACGAGACGGCACTCGCCGCAACATCAACTACGCTGGCTCAAGCCGCATAG
- a CDS encoding ATP-binding protein: protein MTTVDPSWEYTLHLPRDPRSPGIGRVMLRAALAARGRDAVASTAEVVAAELLANAQCHTSGPYALSVSSCLPGRVRVGVWDTDPRVPVGFRRGGRVEWVSGEAEGGRGLALVRACADDIGGRVLEGSGGESSRGGKLLWAECRSSPGRPRGAG from the coding sequence ATGACCACCGTAGACCCGTCCTGGGAATACACCCTTCATCTTCCTCGTGATCCGCGCTCGCCGGGGATCGGTCGCGTGATGCTTCGCGCGGCTTTGGCGGCGCGGGGTCGGGATGCCGTGGCGTCGACGGCGGAGGTGGTGGCGGCGGAGTTGTTGGCCAACGCGCAGTGCCACACGTCGGGTCCCTATGCCCTGAGTGTCTCTTCGTGTCTGCCGGGTCGGGTGCGTGTCGGGGTCTGGGACACGGACCCCCGGGTTCCGGTCGGGTTCCGTCGTGGGGGTCGGGTCGAGTGGGTGTCCGGGGAGGCGGAGGGTGGACGGGGTCTGGCGCTGGTTCGTGCCTGTGCGGACGACATCGGGGGCCGGGTGCTGGAGGGGTCGGGGGGCGAGTCCTCGCGGGGCGGCAAGCTGCTGTGGGCGGAGTGCCGTTCCTCTCCCGGGAGGCCGCGGGGCGCGGGGTGA
- a CDS encoding NlpC/P60 family protein, whose product MRKVWVVAGAVAAAGMGMVLLLVVGVYVVAASVLNGGGTGSKNLAAGSVPAAYQELVQTWGNLCPEISPALLAAQLYQESGFNPRARSHADAQGIAQFIPGTWATHGIDGDGDGDRDVWDPNDAIPSAASYDCALASYVKDVGGNPTENMLASYNAGAYAVIRYQGVPPYRETREYVRRILALESSFAAPEGRLGPSVQAAGAIGYAQKKLGTLYLWGGTGTAEQQGRFDCSGLTQAAYRSVGIELPRVANDQYNAGPHPDRDELLPGDLVFFSDDLTDSRAIRHVGIYVGGGYMIDAPRTGAVIRFDPIDTPDYFGATRVTEDGAKALPTTFPVTVAAPS is encoded by the coding sequence ATGCGGAAGGTGTGGGTTGTCGCAGGGGCGGTCGCCGCGGCGGGCATGGGCATGGTGTTGCTGCTCGTCGTCGGTGTCTACGTGGTCGCCGCGTCGGTCCTGAACGGCGGGGGCACGGGGTCCAAGAACCTCGCGGCCGGTTCCGTGCCGGCGGCCTATCAGGAGTTGGTGCAGACCTGGGGGAACCTCTGCCCGGAGATCAGTCCGGCCCTGCTCGCCGCACAGCTCTACCAGGAGAGCGGGTTCAACCCGCGAGCGCGGAGTCACGCCGACGCGCAGGGAATCGCGCAGTTCATCCCCGGGACGTGGGCGACGCACGGCATCGACGGGGACGGCGACGGCGACCGGGACGTATGGGATCCGAACGACGCGATCCCGTCCGCCGCTTCGTACGACTGCGCCTTGGCGTCCTATGTGAAGGACGTCGGCGGGAATCCGACCGAAAACATGCTGGCCTCGTACAACGCGGGGGCCTATGCGGTGATCCGGTACCAGGGGGTGCCGCCGTACCGTGAGACGCGGGAGTACGTCCGGCGCATCCTCGCCCTGGAGAGCAGCTTCGCCGCGCCGGAGGGGCGTCTCGGTCCGTCCGTACAGGCGGCCGGCGCCATCGGCTACGCGCAGAAGAAGCTCGGCACCCTGTATCTGTGGGGTGGCACCGGCACCGCTGAGCAGCAAGGACGCTTCGACTGCTCGGGGTTGACCCAGGCGGCCTACCGAAGTGTGGGGATCGAACTGCCCCGGGTCGCCAACGACCAGTACAACGCGGGGCCGCACCCCGATCGGGACGAACTGTTGCCGGGAGATCTGGTGTTCTTCTCCGACGATCTCACCGATTCACGGGCCATCCGGCATGTGGGCATTTACGTGGGCGGCGGGTACATGATCGACGCGCCACGTACGGGCGCCGTGATCCGGTTCGACCCGATCGACACGCCTGACTACTTCGGGGCCACCCGGGTGACCGAGGATGGCGCGAAAGCGCTGCCCACCACCTTCCCGGTCACCGTGGCGGCACCCTCCTGA
- a CDS encoding phosphatase PAP2 family protein has product MAGLADSGSNPDVELLYDINGLARAAPDWFDRVMEFVGEYGLLLAMVVLVLWCWASTRRRGGEDAAVTVAALIWVPLSAAIAVLVNVPIRALVERPRPFYDHDGLEVLISGKEDYSFVSDHATLTMAMGVALFVANRRFGIFGIVLGLLGGFSRVYMGVHYPTDVLGGFALGTAVALLLAPVAAALLTPLTRTIERSPRAGWLVRADVRGPGGDDGAATFDTGSPRAVEDRDRAPDRAA; this is encoded by the coding sequence ATGGCTGGACTCGCCGACTCCGGGTCGAACCCCGACGTCGAGTTGTTGTACGACATCAACGGTCTGGCTCGGGCCGCGCCCGACTGGTTCGACCGGGTCATGGAGTTCGTGGGGGAGTACGGGCTCCTTCTCGCCATGGTGGTCCTGGTGCTGTGGTGTTGGGCGTCCACTCGACGGCGGGGGGGCGAGGACGCGGCGGTCACCGTGGCCGCCCTGATCTGGGTGCCGCTCTCGGCGGCGATCGCGGTGTTGGTCAACGTCCCGATCCGGGCGCTGGTCGAGCGGCCGAGGCCGTTCTACGACCACGACGGCTTGGAGGTGTTGATCTCCGGCAAGGAGGACTACTCCTTCGTCAGCGACCACGCCACGTTGACGATGGCGATGGGGGTGGCGTTGTTCGTCGCCAACCGGCGTTTCGGGATCTTCGGCATCGTGCTGGGTCTGCTCGGCGGGTTCAGCCGGGTCTACATGGGGGTGCACTACCCGACGGACGTGTTGGGGGGATTCGCGCTGGGCACGGCCGTGGCGTTGCTGCTCGCCCCGGTCGCGGCTGCGCTGCTGACCCCGCTGACGAGGACGATCGAGCGGTCGCCGCGCGCCGGTTGGCTGGTCCGGGCCGATGTGCGGGGGCCGGGCGGCGACGACGGTGCCGCGACCTTCGACACGGGGTCGCCGCGCGCGGTCGAGGACCGGGATCGAGCGCCGGACCGGGCCGCGTAG
- a CDS encoding metal-sensitive transcriptional regulator yields MTTTEAGTGAPAPSEAGHDTGVHGYHERKDEHLKRLRRIEGQIRGLQRMVDEDVYCIDILTQVSASTKALQSFALQLLEEHLRHCVADAALKGGAEIDAKVEEATKAIGRLLRT; encoded by the coding sequence ATGACGACCACCGAGGCCGGCACCGGTGCCCCCGCCCCCTCCGAGGCGGGCCACGACACCGGGGTCCACGGCTACCACGAGCGGAAGGACGAACACCTCAAGCGGCTGCGCCGGATCGAGGGCCAGATCCGAGGCCTCCAGCGGATGGTCGACGAGGACGTCTACTGCATCGACATACTGACCCAGGTGTCCGCCTCGACCAAGGCGCTCCAGTCCTTCGCGCTGCAACTCCTGGAGGAGCACCTGCGCCACTGCGTCGCCGACGCCGCGCTCAAGGGCGGCGCGGAGATCGACGCCAAGGTGGAGGAGGCCACGAAGGCCATCGGCCGACTGCTGCGGACCTGA